The proteins below come from a single Thalassotalea ponticola genomic window:
- a CDS encoding FAD-dependent oxidoreductase — MAIFKHLTQPGRIGSLSLKNRMIMAPMGSNFAESDGQCSERIQAFYEQRAKGGAAMLTMGVVSVAYPHGTAEPYQVGISDDKFIPGLKQLTDRVHKHDCKIAVQLQHAGKTAVRDLAEGREIWVPSMPAPHKTDMMNDLTKSELSRFIRSAGTSAPKIRVMDKADIEQMISWFADAAERAVKAGFDAIELHAAHTYIIAGFLSAFTNKRDDEYGGPIENRARLLLQIIAAVRTKVPADFPLWLRLDAQELRMPGGITIEDCQAVAKMAELAGVNAVSVSAYANPTKGDAFTEAPLVHKAGGFLAWAKAVKQHVNIPVITVGRLEPDVADSAIANGDCDFVGFARKLLADPELPNKVVAQSPEKIRPCIYCYACVSQIFVNDRVKCAVNPFTGQESDLAITAASKSKHIVIVGGGPAGMEAARVLSLRGHRVTLCEKSSYLGGTLFFAALAYPENGALLDYLVGEVQADDNITVKLNTRVDASVLAALNADEVILAVGAKRDAIDVPGADQNHVWSGEELRLLMTGEGEHIAKQKLNLKQRMMMKSGSLIGITKSTDALQTLSKVWMPLSKDVTIIGAGLVGLELAEFLVERGRNVTVLTDEEVGSEISIVRRWRVLQNLKQHQVQIIRQARIQQITDKTVDYQDHNGDLQSVNATSVIIAKGASNNLQAAQQLQGNYTIHNIGDSLSVDYIEGALKSATRLALTL, encoded by the coding sequence ATGGCAATTTTCAAACACCTTACTCAACCTGGGCGAATCGGCAGCCTGAGTTTAAAGAATCGCATGATTATGGCACCTATGGGGTCTAATTTTGCCGAGAGCGACGGCCAGTGTTCTGAACGCATCCAAGCGTTTTATGAGCAACGCGCCAAAGGCGGTGCAGCAATGCTAACCATGGGCGTTGTCTCTGTAGCCTACCCTCATGGAACGGCAGAGCCATACCAAGTTGGTATCTCAGATGATAAATTTATTCCTGGCTTAAAACAGCTTACTGATCGAGTTCACAAACACGATTGTAAAATTGCCGTTCAATTACAACACGCTGGTAAAACCGCAGTGCGCGATCTCGCTGAAGGCAGAGAGATTTGGGTACCGTCAATGCCAGCGCCTCACAAAACCGATATGATGAATGATTTGACCAAATCAGAATTATCTAGGTTTATTCGCTCTGCCGGTACGTCAGCTCCAAAGATTCGAGTCATGGATAAAGCCGACATTGAGCAGATGATTAGTTGGTTTGCCGATGCCGCTGAACGCGCCGTTAAAGCAGGATTTGATGCGATAGAACTGCACGCCGCCCACACCTATATTATTGCCGGCTTTTTGTCAGCGTTTACCAACAAACGAGATGATGAATACGGTGGCCCAATTGAAAACCGGGCGCGACTACTTTTACAAATTATTGCCGCGGTACGCACCAAAGTACCGGCCGATTTCCCACTGTGGTTACGCCTCGACGCCCAAGAGTTGCGAATGCCTGGTGGCATCACTATCGAAGACTGCCAAGCGGTCGCCAAAATGGCCGAATTGGCTGGCGTCAACGCGGTTAGTGTTTCTGCATATGCTAACCCCACCAAAGGCGACGCATTTACCGAAGCGCCATTAGTACACAAAGCGGGAGGCTTTTTAGCATGGGCCAAAGCCGTTAAACAGCACGTTAATATCCCGGTAATTACGGTCGGTCGTTTAGAGCCAGATGTCGCTGACTCAGCAATAGCCAATGGTGATTGTGATTTTGTTGGCTTTGCCCGTAAACTGCTAGCTGATCCGGAGCTGCCAAATAAAGTTGTCGCACAATCGCCGGAAAAAATCCGCCCATGTATATACTGCTACGCGTGTGTCAGCCAAATATTTGTCAATGATCGGGTCAAATGTGCTGTTAATCCGTTTACCGGACAAGAAAGCGACCTGGCGATCACTGCTGCCAGCAAATCCAAACACATCGTTATTGTCGGTGGTGGTCCAGCAGGTATGGAAGCTGCCCGCGTATTGTCGCTGCGCGGCCACAGAGTAACCCTGTGTGAAAAAAGTAGCTATTTGGGTGGCACCTTATTTTTTGCCGCTCTAGCTTACCCTGAAAATGGCGCGCTACTCGATTATTTGGTTGGCGAAGTGCAAGCTGATGACAATATTACTGTCAAACTCAACACCCGTGTCGATGCATCAGTACTGGCAGCTTTAAATGCCGATGAAGTAATTTTGGCCGTTGGTGCAAAGCGCGATGCAATTGATGTACCTGGCGCCGATCAAAATCACGTTTGGTCAGGAGAGGAACTGCGCCTGTTAATGACAGGTGAAGGCGAACACATTGCCAAGCAAAAACTCAACTTAAAACAAAGAATGATGATGAAGTCTGGTTCCCTTATTGGCATTACCAAGAGTACAGACGCGTTACAAACACTGTCAAAAGTCTGGATGCCATTAAGCAAAGATGTAACCATTATTGGCGCTGGCCTAGTGGGTCTTGAGTTGGCTGAATTTCTGGTTGAACGCGGCCGTAATGTGACCGTCCTCACCGATGAGGAAGTCGGCTCGGAAATCTCGATTGTGCGTAGATGGCGGGTACTTCAAAACTTGAAGCAACATCAAGTGCAAATCATTCGCCAAGCGAGAATACAACAGATTACCGATAAAACCGTTGACTACCAAGATCACAACGGCGATCTGCAATCAGTTAACGCAACATCCGTGATCATCGCCAAGGGCGCCAGTAACAATCTTCAGGCAGCTCAACAACTGCAAGGGAATTACACCATTCACAACATTGGCGATTCATTATCTGTTGATTACATCGAAGGCGCATTAAAGTCAGCAACGCGCTTAGCATTAACACTGTAA
- a CDS encoding OB-fold domain-containing protein, translated as MSAKPLPVQTPISKPFWHNLAQGKLTAQQCGDCHRWTFYPRNHCQHCFSHSLEWREVTGKGTLYSFTVARIPTMAEFADEAPQILAVVELAEGIRMNTTLIGVEESDIRIGMAVQAVFDTVTDNGDALVRFTAANNNLTHRPYRDPLADLPLNDKGQKIVPLANQAALHGLVSDSFTDWSNTITIDQSLIDEFAALSGDDYWIHTDPKKSKTDSPYGSTIAHGALVQILQSRLALPLGYEITGFNTMVNYGSNKLRFPAPVPVNSQIHARARVKSVDVGVKGVQLILEVHTHVVGSERPSVINELVIYYR; from the coding sequence ATGAGCGCGAAACCATTACCAGTTCAAACACCGATCTCTAAGCCGTTTTGGCATAATTTAGCGCAAGGTAAATTAACCGCCCAGCAATGTGGCGATTGTCACCGCTGGACGTTTTACCCGCGTAACCATTGCCAGCATTGCTTTTCGCATTCACTTGAGTGGCGCGAAGTCACAGGCAAGGGGACATTGTATAGCTTTACCGTGGCGCGAATCCCGACCATGGCAGAGTTTGCCGACGAGGCGCCGCAAATCCTTGCCGTAGTAGAACTGGCCGAAGGGATTCGCATGAACACAACGCTAATAGGCGTTGAAGAATCCGATATTCGCATTGGCATGGCAGTACAAGCGGTATTTGATACGGTCACCGACAACGGCGATGCGCTGGTTCGCTTTACTGCGGCCAACAACAATTTAACCCACCGCCCATATCGCGACCCGCTAGCAGATCTGCCACTCAACGACAAAGGACAAAAAATTGTTCCCTTAGCCAATCAAGCAGCGCTGCACGGTTTGGTCTCTGATAGCTTCACTGATTGGAGTAATACAATTACTATTGACCAATCATTGATCGATGAGTTCGCCGCGTTGTCAGGTGATGATTATTGGATTCACACTGATCCGAAAAAATCGAAAACCGATAGCCCGTACGGTTCGACTATTGCACATGGCGCTTTGGTACAAATTTTACAATCGCGATTGGCATTACCGCTTGGCTATGAAATTACCGGCTTTAATACCATGGTCAACTACGGCTCGAATAAATTGCGCTTTCCCGCACCGGTGCCGGTTAACTCTCAAATCCATGCGCGAGCTCGTGTAAAGAGTGTTGATGTTGGTGTTAAAGGGGTACAGCTTATCCTTGAAGTGCACACTCACGTGGTCGGCTCAGAGCGGCCATCGGTGATCAATGAGCTAGTTATCTACTATCGCTAA
- a CDS encoding dienelactone hydrolase family protein: MKKWLYSAFGAAILAAGYGIYHIETEYAGIGLPWNSRVDLPTLPQYDNVKSKLDEGDKGIIYFPSKSPYDFSVLLTDFDNSVESTGMGTLYFPENASELEPVPAMIILHGSGGIREEREQGYVKLFNKLGIAAFVLDYYTPRGVTNDHKYLQKTLSASETDIVVDAYNALKVLSTHPRIDATRIGVTGYSYGGMATRYTMDARVKSILAPEHPGFALHADFYGPCHQTLGSNQTTAKPYLAIFGDSDNSVNPTLCSQVHQALEDAGSDVEVLIIAGAGHAWENNQPRKERDFPYIKECRFSFQAETGLPTINGQLTSYAANNATREERAFARAKVMMDAPECIGKGYIIGFDENADNKAKAKLTEFVSKHLLNANSTS; the protein is encoded by the coding sequence ATGAAAAAATGGCTTTACTCCGCATTCGGCGCCGCAATATTGGCTGCGGGTTACGGTATTTACCACATCGAAACAGAGTATGCTGGTATTGGGCTACCGTGGAATAGCCGCGTCGATTTACCGACTTTACCTCAATATGACAACGTTAAAAGCAAGTTAGATGAGGGTGACAAGGGGATTATCTATTTCCCATCGAAAAGCCCTTATGACTTTAGTGTGCTTCTTACTGACTTTGACAATAGCGTCGAGTCAACAGGCATGGGCACCTTGTATTTCCCTGAAAATGCAAGTGAGCTAGAGCCAGTTCCGGCAATGATAATTTTGCATGGTAGCGGCGGTATTCGAGAAGAGCGCGAGCAAGGTTACGTTAAGCTATTTAACAAACTCGGTATTGCTGCGTTTGTGTTAGATTATTACACGCCACGCGGTGTAACGAACGACCATAAGTATTTGCAGAAAACCCTCTCCGCATCAGAAACAGATATCGTCGTTGACGCGTATAACGCATTAAAAGTTCTATCAACACATCCTCGTATCGACGCTACTCGTATCGGCGTTACCGGCTACTCTTATGGCGGCATGGCAACGCGTTATACCATGGATGCACGGGTGAAAAGCATTCTCGCTCCGGAGCATCCTGGCTTTGCATTACACGCTGATTTTTACGGTCCTTGTCATCAAACACTAGGGTCAAACCAAACTACGGCTAAACCTTATTTAGCGATCTTTGGTGACAGTGATAACAGTGTTAATCCAACGCTGTGTAGCCAAGTACACCAAGCACTAGAGGATGCGGGCAGTGATGTTGAGGTTCTAATAATTGCCGGCGCTGGACACGCGTGGGAAAATAATCAACCGCGTAAGGAAAGAGATTTTCCGTATATCAAAGAGTGCCGTTTTAGTTTTCAAGCGGAAACGGGTTTGCCCACCATTAATGGTCAACTAACCAGCTATGCGGCCAATAATGCCACTCGCGAAGAGCGAGCTTTCGCTCGTGCCAAAGTGATGATGGATGCACCTGAATGTATCGGCAAAGGATACATTATTGGCTTTGATGAAAATGCTGATAACAAGGCGAAAGCAAAGCTTACTGAATTTGTTAGCAAGCACTTACTCAACGCAAACTCAACTTCCTGA
- a CDS encoding alpha/beta fold hydrolase → MTNDPFSHLPEGHYTDLENGIRVHHLDIGTGPTVIWLHGSGPGASGYSNFKGNYPVFAAAGFRNIVLDLPGFGRSDKPDDVHYNLDFFVECLNLFIRQNELSDCILLGNSLGGAIALGQTLAHPETVAKLILMAPGGVEERETYFQMEGIQRMVSIYNEGTMDKDKMRKVMSLQLFDANGLTDDILTERVAVAKTQPDNLFNTMMVPNMTERLHEIKVDCLGFWGTNDCFNPREGMYKFLDNMPHCKFIMVNQCGHWVQVEHKDYFNRMCLDFLLHPTAC, encoded by the coding sequence ATGACAAACGATCCATTTTCGCATCTGCCCGAGGGGCATTATACCGACCTAGAAAACGGCATTCGTGTGCATCACCTCGATATAGGTACTGGTCCTACGGTCATTTGGCTACACGGTAGCGGCCCGGGTGCGAGTGGTTACAGTAACTTCAAGGGTAATTATCCGGTATTTGCTGCAGCAGGTTTTCGCAATATCGTGCTTGATTTACCTGGCTTTGGCCGCTCTGACAAACCTGATGACGTCCATTACAACCTCGACTTTTTCGTTGAGTGTTTAAATCTCTTTATTCGCCAAAACGAACTGTCTGACTGCATTTTGCTCGGTAATTCTTTGGGTGGAGCCATTGCACTTGGGCAAACCTTAGCCCACCCAGAGACCGTAGCCAAGCTCATTCTTATGGCACCGGGCGGTGTTGAAGAACGAGAAACTTACTTTCAAATGGAAGGTATTCAACGCATGGTCTCGATATATAATGAAGGCACTATGGACAAGGATAAGATGCGCAAGGTGATGAGTTTACAACTCTTTGATGCAAATGGTTTAACCGACGACATTTTGACTGAGCGCGTTGCGGTTGCAAAAACGCAACCTGACAATCTATTTAATACGATGATGGTCCCAAACATGACAGAGCGCCTACACGAAATAAAGGTAGACTGCTTGGGTTTTTGGGGGACTAATGATTGCTTTAATCCGCGTGAAGGTATGTATAAATTCCTTGATAATATGCCGCATTGTAAATTTATCATGGTCAATCAATGTGGCCACTGGGTTCAAGTTGAACACAAAGATTACTTTAATCGTATGTGCTTAGACTTTTTACTGCATCCGACCGCTTGCTAA
- a CDS encoding thiolase family protein gives MGLAGKAAIVGAAQYKPEKYKTAKQMFHLEQVADLAHQALRDSGLEASDIDGLVVNGAQFHEAEVFVPAMAAEYLGIGVNFAEVVDLGGCTGVGMLWRAAAAIELGVCKAVLCVIPARMAPFAPNEDPAWLYEAMKYGGHSTRYGAPEAEFDLPYGHMGQNTGYAMIAQRYAAQYGYSPEAMAKLAVDQRTNALSNPDAIFYNQPLSISDVLESKMVADPLRVLEIVMPVAGGAAVIVASEELLERTNHRPAYIKGFGERLSFKSPSYAEDMTVTPVAEAAKKAFAMSGLKPSDIHAAQIYDCYTITVLLSLEDAGFCKKGEGMKFLMENDLTFNGNFPLNTHGGQLSFGQSGAAGGMSQIIEAFHQISGRAGARQLGTCDNVFVTGTGGVMSEQGAIVLQGGA, from the coding sequence ATGGGTCTTGCAGGAAAAGCAGCAATAGTTGGCGCTGCGCAATATAAACCAGAAAAATATAAAACCGCAAAGCAGATGTTTCACTTAGAGCAGGTTGCCGATCTCGCTCATCAAGCACTGCGCGATAGTGGACTAGAAGCCAGTGATATTGATGGCCTTGTGGTTAATGGGGCTCAATTTCACGAAGCCGAGGTATTTGTACCGGCGATGGCGGCGGAGTATCTTGGCATTGGTGTTAACTTTGCTGAAGTGGTGGACTTAGGCGGTTGTACCGGCGTTGGTATGCTGTGGCGAGCTGCAGCGGCAATAGAATTAGGCGTTTGTAAAGCGGTGTTGTGTGTTATACCAGCACGAATGGCGCCTTTTGCTCCGAACGAAGATCCGGCCTGGTTGTACGAGGCGATGAAGTACGGTGGTCACAGTACGCGCTATGGTGCACCTGAGGCCGAATTTGATTTGCCTTATGGCCACATGGGGCAAAATACCGGTTATGCGATGATCGCTCAGCGCTATGCGGCGCAATATGGTTATTCACCTGAAGCGATGGCTAAATTAGCGGTTGATCAACGCACCAATGCACTGAGTAATCCTGACGCTATTTTTTATAACCAACCGCTGTCTATTAGCGATGTTTTAGAGTCAAAAATGGTTGCTGATCCATTGCGCGTATTGGAAATTGTTATGCCTGTTGCCGGTGGCGCAGCCGTGATCGTTGCCAGCGAAGAATTGTTAGAGCGCACCAATCATCGCCCTGCGTATATCAAAGGTTTCGGCGAACGTTTGTCGTTTAAGTCACCATCGTATGCCGAAGATATGACAGTAACACCAGTTGCTGAAGCTGCGAAAAAGGCGTTTGCCATGTCCGGTTTAAAGCCGAGTGATATCCACGCCGCGCAAATCTACGATTGCTACACCATTACCGTACTGCTGTCGCTAGAAGACGCAGGTTTTTGTAAAAAAGGTGAAGGAATGAAATTTTTGATGGAAAACGATTTAACCTTTAACGGTAATTTCCCTCTTAATACCCACGGTGGTCAACTGAGCTTTGGTCAGTCTGGTGCGGCCGGAGGTATGTCGCAAATTATAGAAGCATTCCACCAAATCAGCGGTCGTGCGGGTGCGCGCCAATTAGGTACGTGCGATAACGTATTTGTTACCGGCACGGGTGGGGTGATGAGTGAACAAGGTGCCATCGTTTTACAAGGAGGGGCGTAA
- a CDS encoding IS256 family transposase: MTNLTLNSKQIQAALDSLIEKPGGLNQVLELALNSFMKAERSEYLRNSQGNKGNGFRPVTGLGIGEALTLQVPRDRLNQFKPWILNVMREQSDTLNELCFELYAKGLTTRDIESVTESIYGQKLSRSAVSRITKSLYKEMEDFRKQKLCEYYPIIYLDATFIKTKRETVSSEAYYIVLAVKHDMTREVIGIYNAPTESASNWDDILLDLKERGLRQIDLAVIDNLSGLDSAIERHYQCRIQKCVLHLKRDILKKVKKSHRSDVAEDLRFVFNLDDQSDDREEFQIRAKWLYEKWGKRYPSFKVFTDELYMHYYATYLDFEPMIRNMIYTTNWIERLNKSFKRTLKIRNSMPSVNSVLTILSKVALDMNQTTYQYPISRFEKSNLFN, translated from the coding sequence ATGACTAATTTAACGCTGAATAGTAAACAAATTCAAGCAGCATTGGATTCATTAATCGAAAAGCCTGGTGGTCTGAACCAAGTCTTAGAGTTGGCGCTTAACTCTTTTATGAAAGCTGAGCGTTCAGAGTACCTCAGAAATTCGCAGGGAAATAAGGGAAATGGATTTAGGCCCGTTACAGGATTGGGCATTGGCGAAGCCTTAACTCTACAAGTTCCTCGTGATCGGCTAAACCAATTTAAGCCTTGGATCCTCAATGTAATGAGAGAGCAAAGTGATACGTTAAATGAGCTTTGTTTTGAGCTTTACGCAAAGGGGTTAACAACCCGAGATATCGAATCTGTAACCGAATCCATTTATGGTCAAAAGCTCTCTCGAAGTGCGGTATCACGCATCACCAAAAGTCTTTATAAAGAAATGGAGGACTTCAGAAAGCAGAAGCTGTGCGAGTACTATCCCATCATTTATCTTGACGCGACATTTATCAAAACAAAGCGTGAAACAGTTTCTAGTGAAGCCTATTACATTGTGCTGGCCGTTAAGCATGATATGACTCGAGAGGTTATCGGTATCTACAATGCGCCAACCGAATCGGCGTCAAATTGGGATGACATATTATTAGATTTAAAAGAACGTGGCCTTAGACAAATCGATCTCGCTGTAATTGATAACCTATCAGGCTTAGATTCTGCCATAGAACGGCATTATCAATGTCGAATTCAAAAATGTGTTTTGCATTTGAAACGCGACATCTTAAAGAAAGTGAAAAAGTCTCATCGTAGTGATGTTGCTGAGGATTTAAGGTTTGTATTCAACTTAGACGATCAGTCTGATGATCGAGAAGAGTTTCAGATCCGGGCGAAGTGGTTATATGAAAAATGGGGAAAACGATATCCTAGCTTTAAAGTGTTTACAGATGAGCTATACATGCACTATTACGCGACTTATTTGGACTTTGAGCCGATGATCCGAAATATGATTTATACTACCAACTGGATTGAACGATTAAATAAATCATTCAAACGTACACTAAAAATCAGAAACTCAATGCCCAGTGTCAATTCTGTGTTAACCATTCTGAGTAAGGTTGCGTTGGATATGAACCAAACGACTTATCAATATCCAATAAGTCGTTTTGAGAAAAGTAACTTATTTAACTAG
- a CDS encoding RNA-binding protein, with protein MRAPLALSSAFIAIAITVIGYFTASLTSLDQNAIAIGLFVGAFISPLLVKFINTSKSDSTPAVMTDVKTLYVGNLPYRANEAAVRELFSAHGAVQSVRLMKDKHTGKRRGFGFVEIAEADAEKVIDALNDTEFQQRTLKVREAKERSTPQ; from the coding sequence ATGAGAGCACCTTTAGCACTATCGTCTGCATTCATTGCCATCGCCATCACTGTGATTGGCTACTTCACTGCATCACTAACATCCCTCGATCAAAACGCAATCGCTATAGGCTTGTTTGTGGGCGCCTTTATTTCGCCTTTGCTAGTCAAGTTTATTAACACTAGTAAATCAGACAGCACTCCTGCTGTCATGACAGATGTCAAAACTCTGTATGTCGGTAACCTGCCATACCGTGCAAATGAAGCTGCTGTACGCGAATTGTTTTCGGCTCACGGCGCTGTGCAGTCAGTTCGCTTAATGAAAGACAAACATACTGGTAAACGCCGAGGCTTTGGTTTTGTTGAAATCGCCGAAGCTGATGCCGAAAAAGTTATAGATGCACTTAACGACACCGAATTTCAACAACGAACATTAAAAGTAAGAGAAGCAAAAGAGCGCAGCACACCACAATAA
- a CDS encoding long-chain-acyl-CoA synthetase, with protein sequence MTTNLMAKEPALTTVVDRQVTQAKMDKRASAAMRIKPKQQYTVADRLEAQALLHADKPFIIYQGKAITYQQINEQANRYAQVLHSLGLRAGDTCAMALENRPEFFIVWFALAKIGAVTAFLNTHVSGVPLAHAINSTEAKGVIVGDECINNFIETPELDVSRFWRLSDVETDISDNLSSQFSKDLEQRLSALTSAEFDASSRADIVAEDPMLLIFTSGTTGLPKAAVYSHLRWLCSGDVMEVTIDATSDDVFYCCLPLYHGAAATSVTSTALACGGAIVVRRKFSVSKFWQEIAENQVTVCQYIGEICRYLLNRNIEAPAHRLRAMMGAGLSAESWQRWIEAYGEMDIYEGWGSTESNTNLINLDNHIGSCGRIPDWQKTNFRLVQFDVEANDYIRDDNGFCILCQPGEVGEGLGMIINHPDIGAGRFEGYTNKRETEGKIIRNVFTQGDAYWRSGDLLRYDADGYFYFVDRIGDTFRWKSENVSTQEVATILTDYQDAEFINVYGVLVPEHEGRAGMASIVMQPNKQFNSKQFYQLATEKLPHYAAPLFVRVSEQADMTTTFKLRKVDLQKQGYSPELCDDPLYVKDDSAGDYVQYNEHVLARLGLPKFLATEA encoded by the coding sequence ATGACAACAAATTTGATGGCCAAAGAACCGGCGCTGACAACAGTCGTTGATCGGCAGGTTACTCAAGCAAAAATGGATAAGCGCGCTAGTGCGGCAATGCGAATCAAGCCGAAACAGCAATACACGGTTGCAGATCGCCTCGAAGCTCAAGCGTTATTACATGCAGATAAGCCGTTTATTATTTACCAAGGTAAGGCAATAACCTACCAGCAAATAAATGAGCAAGCCAATCGTTATGCTCAGGTGTTGCATAGCTTGGGCCTCAGAGCTGGTGACACCTGTGCCATGGCGTTGGAAAACCGACCGGAATTTTTCATCGTTTGGTTTGCTTTGGCCAAAATTGGCGCCGTTACCGCATTTTTAAATACTCACGTATCGGGTGTACCGTTAGCCCATGCCATTAACAGCACAGAAGCGAAAGGGGTGATTGTTGGCGATGAATGCATCAATAATTTTATCGAAACGCCTGAACTCGACGTCAGTCGCTTTTGGCGGCTAAGCGATGTTGAAACCGACATCAGTGATAATCTTAGTAGCCAGTTTTCAAAGGACCTTGAACAGCGCCTATCAGCGCTGACGAGTGCAGAGTTTGATGCGAGTAGTCGAGCCGATATTGTTGCTGAAGATCCGATGCTGTTAATTTTTACATCAGGTACAACGGGACTGCCAAAGGCAGCCGTATACAGCCATTTGCGCTGGCTGTGTTCGGGCGATGTCATGGAGGTGACAATTGATGCGACAAGCGATGATGTCTTTTATTGTTGTCTACCTTTGTACCACGGCGCAGCCGCAACCTCAGTGACGTCAACCGCACTTGCGTGTGGCGGAGCGATTGTTGTGCGTCGCAAATTTAGTGTGTCGAAGTTTTGGCAAGAAATAGCCGAAAACCAAGTGACGGTTTGTCAGTACATTGGCGAAATTTGTCGCTACTTGCTCAATCGAAATATTGAAGCGCCAGCACATCGCTTACGGGCTATGATGGGCGCGGGCTTGAGCGCCGAAAGTTGGCAACGCTGGATTGAAGCCTACGGCGAGATGGACATATACGAGGGATGGGGATCTACCGAGTCGAATACCAATTTGATTAATTTGGATAATCACATTGGTTCCTGTGGACGCATTCCCGATTGGCAGAAAACTAATTTTCGCTTAGTCCAATTTGACGTTGAGGCCAATGATTACATCCGCGATGATAATGGCTTTTGTATTTTGTGCCAGCCTGGTGAAGTGGGCGAGGGGCTGGGGATGATCATTAATCACCCCGATATAGGTGCCGGCCGGTTTGAAGGCTACACCAACAAGCGCGAAACCGAAGGCAAGATTATTCGCAATGTGTTTACTCAAGGCGATGCTTATTGGCGCTCAGGTGATTTACTGCGCTATGATGCCGATGGCTACTTTTACTTTGTCGATCGGATTGGCGATACCTTCCGTTGGAAAAGTGAAAATGTATCAACGCAAGAGGTGGCGACCATTTTAACGGATTACCAAGACGCTGAGTTTATCAATGTTTACGGCGTACTGGTACCGGAACACGAGGGGCGGGCAGGCATGGCGAGTATTGTCATGCAGCCAAATAAACAATTTAACAGTAAGCAGTTTTATCAGTTAGCAACCGAAAAACTACCTCACTATGCCGCCCCACTATTCGTGCGAGTCAGTGAGCAAGCTGATATGACAACAACGTTTAAATTGAGAAAAGTTGATTTACAAAAGCAAGGTTACTCACCAGAGTTATGCGATGACCCGCTGTATGTTAAAGACGATAGCGCTGGTGATTATGTGCAGTACAACGAACACGTATTAGCACGCCTTGGTTTACCAAAATTTTTAGCGACGGAGGCTTAA